A window of Bradyrhizobium diazoefficiens genomic DNA:
CAACGACCCAGGCGGCGTACGGGAAACCGCTTCCGGTCCTGATCGAGGTCGCCGAGACCATGAGCGGGCGCGCGGCGGTGCAACGCCAGCTCCTGCTCGCGTTGATCGCGCTCGAAATCGGCATCATCACCACGGCTGCCGTGCTGGTCTGGCTCGCTGTCCGGCGCGGGCTATCGCCGCTGGTGGACCTCCAGCGGGAGATCGATACGCGACAACTCGGCGCGCGATCGAGCCTTGACCGGCTCGACCTCGAACGCATTCCAGTCGAAGCCCATCCACCCGTGCGCGCGATGAACGAGCTGTTCGCCCGCCTCGAGGTCGGGATTCAGGTCATCCGGAACTTCATCGCCGACGCTTCGCATCAAATGAAGACGCCGCTTGCTGCGTTGCGCGTCCATCTGGCACTGCTGCAGCGCGACACCAGACTCTTGCCCGGACACGTCGAGACCATCGCCGAGATCGAGAAGTCGACCAAACATCTGGATCGGCTGGTCGCTCAGCTCATCGTAATGGCGCGCACGGAGCAAATCGATGTCGCTGAACCACGCCCCGATGTCGGAGCTTCCGATCTCGTTGCGAGCACCGGTGATGCGATGGGTATCGTGGCGTCGTTCGCCGCGGCGAAGGACGTCGAGCTAGCCTTTGAATCGGAGGTTGATCACGCACCCGTCAATGCAGCACCCTCAATGCTGCACGACATCCTGACCAACTTGATCGACAATGCGATCAGATACAATCATGACGGCGGAACGGTCGTTGTTAGCATTCGTTCAGGCGCTGGCCAATACACCGTAAAGATTGCCGATAACGGACCGGGCATCGCTGGGGAATATCGGGAGCGGGTGTTCGATCGCTTCTATCGCGTTCCGACCGCCAATCATCCGGTCGGCTCCGGCCTCGGACTTTCCATTGTCCGCGTTTTGGTGCGACAAAGCAACGGCACGGTCGAATTGACGGAAGGTATCGGTGGTCTTGGCCTCGCCGTCGTGGTCAGCTTCCCCTCGAAACAGCACGACACCTGATTGACACCATCAAACCACTTCCCGCACCAGATGGGGACAAAGCACAACGAAGACGGCCGAAACCAAACGACAACACAACAAAGTCCACGAGCCGGTCGATATTCCGCCGCACATACTGGTCTGGTTCTTGATTCGAGCTCAGGCGGGCCCTCCAGCAGCAACAGCGCAGCCTCTTCTGTTGTTGGCGGTAGGGGACTGTGCGGACGCTTTGAGAACGGCTCGATTTTTTTAGATCGGCAAAGCCATCGATCCCGTCAGCCCAATGCTGCATCGGCTTGGCGCGCGAGCCGATCCGTGCCAACGGTCCGTGCCGTCTGTAAATCGCCTTTACAGAGCCATTTTCGAGATGTGCCAACTGTAATTCGATGACATCACCATCCCATGCCCTGGCTTCCTTGAACTCTTCATGGTGGCAAAGAGTTGAGAAGCTAGTGCGGAAGCCATGGGCGTAATGTTCGGTTCTAGTGTCGATGCCGCGCGCACGCAGCACAGAGCGTCGCGTTAGATAGCGGTGCGTCTCTGGCACAGGGAAATACGTAGCGCCGATTACCGTTGATCTGTTACACGCGCCGCAGGATTGCGAGGGCTTGGCGCGACAGCGGCACTAGATGGTCCCATCCAGTTTTCATCTTCGCCGCCCGTATGGTCCTGCGTTTTGGCATCCCAATCGACGTCGGCCAATTTCATGTCGTTAATCATGCCCGGGCGAGCGATCGTCAATGCATCGCCCCGAAGGGCACTGCCGATCACGTCGCCAAATCTGGCCTTCTCCCATGGCGGCATGATCAGGCTGAAAGCCGAGCCACATGCTGCGGCTCAGCGACTTCGGCCGCGGTCTCGACCCTGCGTTAAGCTGCTCAAAGCGTGTGGGGAATCGGCTGTATTCTCTTTGCCGAAATGGCTTTTGCGCCGTATAGATGGACCGATGCGGGCCAGGCGGAACTGGTAGACGCGTCAGACTTAAGCCATTGAATGCCCTAGGGAAACCCCAGGAGCAGAACTGCCCAGAGTCGGGGAAACCTTCACTGGCAATCCCGAGCCGAGCCCCCGCCAGGGGAAAGGTGTAGAGACGAGACGGGCAGCATCGGACAAGCGACAGGGTGAAGGGATAGTTCAGACCACGAACGCCAGATGGGCGGCGGCGAAAGCCGAAGTGGTACGAAAATCCGTGGGGCCGCAAGGCCTGTGCCGGTGCGAGTCCGGCCGCCCGCACCAATGGTTTCAACCTAAGAATTGAGACGGCGATGAAAGAGCGATTTGAAGAAGAGCAAAACCGCCCCCAACTCCTTGCTTCGCTCCGCCGCCAGGATTTCGCAGGTGGGCAGCTTGAGATTGCGAATGCTCTGGCAGAAGCGGGAGAACTTGTAGAATTCAAACCTGCCGAGAACATCATCGTCCAGCATGCCGTCGATAATGACATCTATCTGTTGGTGGCCGGAGCCGTTGCCGTTGTCGTCAATGGCGCCCAGGTCGCTACTCGGTCGGCGGGGCAACACGTCGGCGAGATGGCGGCTATAGAGCCATCGCTACCCCGCGCCGCAACGGTCACTGTTCTTGAGCACACGGTAGCGCTCAAGTTGACCAGCGCGGCGTTTATGGCCGTTGGCGAGAAGTTTCCGAGCGTATGGCTGCCGATCGCCCAGGAACTGTCCAAGCGGCTGCATCAGCGCAACAAGACAATTTATCTGCCGAACCAAGCCCCCAAGCTTTTCATCATGTCCTCATCCGAGGCGTTGAAGATTGCTCACGCTGTGCGCTCTGGGTTGGATAAAGACGTGTTCAGCACGGTTTGGGACGATGGCGTCTTCTTCGCCGGCGGCTACCCGCTCGAAGCACTAGAGAAGCAGGTTGGCGAGTCGGATTTCGCCGTCGCCATCGCCGAACCCGATGACATCTCGGAATCCCGAGGTCAGCGGGCGCCCACCGTGCGCGACAACGTGCTCTTCGAGCTGGGGCTGTTCATGGGCAAGTTGAGCCGGTACCGCACCATCCTCGTTCATCCAAGGGTGAAGGATCTCCGGCTTCCCTCGGATCTCCAAGGCTTGACACTCGTGCCCTATCTGGCAGGCGAAGGCACGACGATCGCCGAACGCATCGCGCCTGTGTGCGAGACCATCCGCGAGCTCGTAAAGCGGTTGGGCGTGCGCACCTTTGCTATCGAAAAAGATCGATAGCGCGCTGAATAAAACTTTTCTTCTGACATTGCCGGGCGACCTCCAGCTCCACCTCGGCATTGATGGGGGCCGTAAGCCCTCGGAATACAATAGCTGAAAGCTCAAGGGTGGATGGCCGTGCGAGTCTGACGATCAGCAGCACCGCGAAATTTACTCCGACATTCGGGTCCTCCACGATTCCCCGCATGGTGTCCAAGTCCTGGCCGCTGGGCGTCGCAGCAAACGAAGGGTGCGAGTGCCATTCGCCAAGGTAATTGAAGCGGCTATATTCGTGGCCCGTGCGGGCAAAGAACTCCTTGAGGAAAGCAGTGCTGTGCCCCAAGTCCCTCTCGAAGTGAGCCTGTGAGCCACCTGCTCTTTGCACGGAGATATCCGCCAGCCGGAAGGTCTCATCGCCAAGATATTCACCGACCATGACGCCGC
This region includes:
- a CDS encoding sensor histidine kinase, which encodes MTAKRSPSLRRALLLNLLIPTSALALAFGLAGLLLINKTIESAYDRVLDGSAKAIAERVTVEDGEITVDLPQVALGMLETKSNDSIYYSVSYDHAVVTGYQDLPRAAAATIPVGTIEHFDSLYRGLAVRVAATTQAAYGKPLPVLIEVAETMSGRAAVQRQLLLALIALEIGIITTAAVLVWLAVRRGLSPLVDLQREIDTRQLGARSSLDRLDLERIPVEAHPPVRAMNELFARLEVGIQVIRNFIADASHQMKTPLAALRVHLALLQRDTRLLPGHVETIAEIEKSTKHLDRLVAQLIVMARTEQIDVAEPRPDVGASDLVASTGDAMGIVASFAAAKDVELAFESEVDHAPVNAAPSMLHDILTNLIDNAIRYNHDGGTVVVSIRSGAGQYTVKIADNGPGIAGEYRERVFDRFYRVPTANHPVGSGLGLSIVRVLVRQSNGTVELTEGIGGLGLAVVVSFPSKQHDT
- a CDS encoding TIR domain-containing protein is translated as MKERFEEEQNRPQLLASLRRQDFAGGQLEIANALAEAGELVEFKPAENIIVQHAVDNDIYLLVAGAVAVVVNGAQVATRSAGQHVGEMAAIEPSLPRAATVTVLEHTVALKLTSAAFMAVGEKFPSVWLPIAQELSKRLHQRNKTIYLPNQAPKLFIMSSSEALKIAHAVRSGLDKDVFSTVWDDGVFFAGGYPLEALEKQVGESDFAVAIAEPDDISESRGQRAPTVRDNVLFELGLFMGKLSRYRTILVHPRVKDLRLPSDLQGLTLVPYLAGEGTTIAERIAPVCETIRELVKRLGVRTFAIEKDR
- a CDS encoding Mov34/MPN/PAD-1 family protein; protein product: MKLILPAALVETLKRELRRAGSREIGGVMVGEYLGDETFRLADISVQRAGGSQAHFERDLGHSTAFLKEFFARTGHEYSRFNYLGEWHSHPSFAATPSGQDLDTMRGIVEDPNVGVNFAVLLIVRLARPSTLELSAIVFRGLTAPINAEVELEVARQCQKKSFIQRAIDLFR